The following proteins are co-located in the Cryptococcus neoformans var. grubii H99 chromosome 1, complete sequence genome:
- a CDS encoding amino acid transporter translates to MSIERADYSLPCEKSSAEKDSGPHVYEGEAIVYPNDGSENVIPREEETHRALSSRQLSMIALGGAIGTGLVIGTGTGLARSGPASLFMSYVVMGTVCCGVMMALGEMSTKYPSKKGFAGHATRCVDPAFGFCTALVYLCKYLITSPSEIVAGCLVIRYWNDSINSAAWVAIFIALVIVVNILGVKWFGEIEFWLSFTKIITLIGLILLALLIDLGGVPGQERLGFRYWEHGRAFKAYKTTGDLGKFLGFVNALVLALFAYIGTELIGITIGEAKNPRKTIPSAIRKTFFRIVFFYVLSSLLIGMVVDSSSPLLAQAAKKGTSGGASASPFVVAIESAGIKVLPTIINGCILIFTISGAISDQYIASRTLYGMAKDGSMPRVFTKCNSRGVPWAAFMFTSMFMGLAYLVANSDALSVFNYFVNSVTTFGGLTWTSILSSHVAFMRGMKAQGISRDTLPYKSPFQPYFTYCSLFLICFISLFKGFEAFMPWDYKLFITNYIGIPIYVIAYIGFKLIRKTKAVKIREMDLTTGAQEFHDLDEETDEERQYKSMSFKQKVIYQIKNW, encoded by the exons agagaggaggagactCATAGGGCCTTATCATCTCGACAACTGTCAATGATTGCCCTCGGGGGTGCTATTG GTACGGGTTTGGTTATTGGAACTGGCACTGGTCTTGCCAGGTCAGGTCCAGCCAGCTTATTTATGTCTTATGTGGTCATGGGTACAGTCTGCTGTGGCGTGATG ATGGCCCTGGGTGAAATGTCAACAAAGTATCCATCTAAAAAGGGTTTTGCTGGTCATGCCACTCGGTGTGTCGATCCCGCTTTCGGCTTCTGTACTGCCCTTGTCTACCTTTGTAAA TATCTTATCACTTCCCCTAGCGAGATTGTCGCTGGTTGCCTTGTCATCCGTTATTGGAACGACTCCATCAACAGCGCCGCCTGGGTAGCTATTTTTATCGCATTGGTCATTGTCGTCAACATTCTCGGTGTCAAATGGTTTGGCGAGATTGAGTTTTGGTTATCCTTCACCAAGATCATCACGCTCATTGGCTTGATCTTGTTGGCACTCCTAATTGATCTTGGAGGAGTGCCAGGACAAGAAAGGCTTGGATTTAGGTATTGGGAGCATGGGAGGGCATTTAAAGCGTACAAGACGACAGGTGATTTGGGGAAGTTTCTGGGATTTGTGAATGCTTTGGTGTTGGCACTTTTCGCGTACATAGGCACTGAATTGATTGGTATCACTATTGGTGAGGCAAAG AACCCACGAAAAACTATCCCTTCTGCTATTCGTAAAACTTTTTTCCGtatcgtcttcttctatgTCTTGTCCTCACTCTTAATCGGTATGGTGGTtgattcttcctcgcctttGCTCGCCCAAGCCGCCAAGAAGGGTACCTCAGGTGGTGCTAGCGCTTCTCCTTTCGTTGTCGCTATTGAGTCTGCGGGTATCAAAGTTCTGCCCACTATCATAAACGGTTG CATCTTGATTTTCACCATTTCCGGCGCCATTTCTGATCAGTACATTGCTTCACGAACGCTTTACGGCATGGCCAAGGACGGAAGTATGCCCCGCGTTTTCACCAAGTGTAATAGCCGAGGTGTCCCCTGGGCAGCCTTCATGTTTACTTCCATGTTCATGGGTTTGGCGTACCTTGTTGCTAACAGCGATGCGCTTTCTGTATTCAATTACTTTGTCAACTCTGTCACGACCTTTGGTGGACTTACTTGG ACCTctatcctctcttcccacgTTGCCTTCATGCGAGGAATGAAAGCTCAAGGCATCTCACGAGACACTCTTCCATACAAATCTCCCTTCCAGCCATACTTCACCTACTGCTCCTTATTTCTCATTTGTTTCATTTCCTTGTTCAAGGGCTTTGAGGCATTTATGCCTTGGGACTACAAGTTATTCATCACCAATTACATCGGTATCCCGATCTATGTCATTGCTTATATTGGTTTCAAGC TGATCCGAAAAACCAAGGCGGTCAAAATTCGGGAGATGGACCTTACTACTGGGGCTCAAGAATTCCACGATCTGGATGAGGAAACAGACGAAGAGCGGCAATACAAGTCAATGTCATTCAAGCAGAAAGTAATCTATCAAATAAAAAACTGGTAA